The proteins below come from a single Jaculus jaculus isolate mJacJac1 chromosome 12, mJacJac1.mat.Y.cur, whole genome shotgun sequence genomic window:
- the Sat2 gene encoding thialysine N-epsilon-acetyltransferase isoform X1: MASVRIREATEGDCGDILRLIRELAEYEKLADQVKISEEVLRADGFGENPFYHCLVAEFLPPPGEPQERRVVGYGLYYFIYSTWKGRNIYLEDIYVMPQYRGQGIGTRIIKKVSEVALDKGCSQFRLAVLDWNKRAVGLYKALGAQDLTEAEGWCSFRFEEEAMRSLAGR; the protein is encoded by the exons ATGGCGTCGGTGAGGATCCGAGAGGCCACGGAGGGAGACTGTGGAGACATCCTGAGGCTGATTCGG GAACTGGCTGAGTACGAGAAGCTCGCGGACCAGGTGAAGATCAGTGAAGAAG TCCTGAGAGCAGATGGCTTCGGAGAGAATCCTTTCTATCACTGTTTGGTAGCAGAGTTTCTTCCACCACCCGGGGAGCCGCAGG AGCGCCGCGTGGTGGGCTACGGGCTGTACTATTTCATCTACAGCACGTGGAAGGGACGAAACATTTATCTGGAAGACATCTATGTGATGCCACAATACCGGG GTCAAGGGATTGGAACCCGGATAATCAAAAAGGTGTCTGAG GTGGCCCTGGATAAGGGTTGCTCCCAGTTCCGCCTGGCAGTTTTGGACTGGAACAAGAGGGCGGTGGGCTTGTACAAGGCTCTAGGAGCTCAAGATTTGACGGAAGCAGAGGGCTGGTGCTCCTTTCGATTTGAGGAAGAAGCAATGAGGTCATTGGCAGGAAGATGA
- the Sat2 gene encoding thialysine N-epsilon-acetyltransferase isoform X2 has product MASELAEYEKLADQVKISEEVLRADGFGENPFYHCLVAEFLPPPGEPQERRVVGYGLYYFIYSTWKGRNIYLEDIYVMPQYRGQGIGTRIIKKVSEVALDKGCSQFRLAVLDWNKRAVGLYKALGAQDLTEAEGWCSFRFEEEAMRSLAGR; this is encoded by the exons ATGGCGTCG GAACTGGCTGAGTACGAGAAGCTCGCGGACCAGGTGAAGATCAGTGAAGAAG TCCTGAGAGCAGATGGCTTCGGAGAGAATCCTTTCTATCACTGTTTGGTAGCAGAGTTTCTTCCACCACCCGGGGAGCCGCAGG AGCGCCGCGTGGTGGGCTACGGGCTGTACTATTTCATCTACAGCACGTGGAAGGGACGAAACATTTATCTGGAAGACATCTATGTGATGCCACAATACCGGG GTCAAGGGATTGGAACCCGGATAATCAAAAAGGTGTCTGAG GTGGCCCTGGATAAGGGTTGCTCCCAGTTCCGCCTGGCAGTTTTGGACTGGAACAAGAGGGCGGTGGGCTTGTACAAGGCTCTAGGAGCTCAAGATTTGACGGAAGCAGAGGGCTGGTGCTCCTTTCGATTTGAGGAAGAAGCAATGAGGTCATTGGCAGGAAGATGA